The sequence AGAAGCAGAGAATGCACTTCTTAAAGGCGAAGCTGCTCCAACAGAAGGCTGAGAGAGCTATGCAAAGatgtattataataagtttttgaTCTCAATAATTCTTGATCTTGAATTGttaatattgcaaatattGTTTCAAGTTACCATGAGTATGTTATGTTGATTGCGTGCAATGGGCACCTTTTTGTTTCAaaggatttaattaataaataagttaaattatattgggttttacttattattaaaactattataaatcATTTGAAGAAATCAGGATCTTGAGTAAATAACTTATCAGTACATGAGATAAGTTAGTTTGAAAGAtacctattaaaattatattgacaGTTTTGTGCAGCTTATTtgcttgtttatataaaaatatataataataaagaaacaaacaatatagattttatttagtttacttTCATGTATGATTTTTAAACAGGAATAAATTACTTCTACATTGTTTTCTTAGTTGTCTATAGTTTTAAGCAGCAGTACTGATGAGCTCGGAGTACTTCTTTACTTTGCTAGCAACACTCATGTCCACATATCTGTCACCAATGGACACAACCATACCTCCAATCAATGAGGGGTCAACAGATGCGGTTAGTTGCAGAGACTCATTTCCTTTGAGGAATttctaaaacaataattagaaCATATAGTTTGACTGCTTAGAGAAATTTTAGCATGTTATTTTAGGACTACATAACAATAGAACACGTTATGACACAACAAGAAtgactttaattattaattggagACAGGTAAATAAGTCAtccttcaataaattattgatcacatattgaaaaattatgaattaagTGAAATGGCTTACCTTAAGCGCAGCTTCCAAGTTCTGTTTCTGACCAGCATCCAATGGTTTGGCAGTTATTACTTCGCAGGTGACCTCACCACGGTGTGCAGCCATAATTATCTTAAAAGCATTGATAATAGTATCAAGTTTTCCAAGACGCCCATTCTCAGCCAGTAAACTAAGTAGGTTACCAGTGTTTGGTGACATGCTTGTCTGTAACGGAAATTTCATAAGTACGTTTTAATGGTTTGGTAGGTATTATCATTGATAAATAAGACAGATGATAGCTGTacactaaaatttaaaaaatccacTTGAGGTGCTGATGAGTTTAGGTtcctaaaattaatttttaactataattcTCATTACTAAAGAAGGTTTAGGTGTGGAATTCATTaagctatattttaatacatggAATTATCTTTGAAGAAGTCACAAAAGACTTtggtaaaatacaaaaaatcaacACAGACCGAAgccagtttaaaaaatatatgatattaaGTTATAAACTCTACATCTTCGAAGTTGGTAGAAGGGGATTGTTGTGTTGTCTCTTAACtcctttgatattttaataattactttataatcACACTtcctaaactaaaaaaaataccccaaaataaaacttcaatatagaaaataaaaatgtataaagttattactatattaggtagaaatttataaatatgaatacttATTGTTGTATAACTAGGCAaagttattaagtatttactggttattatatttattaatcagtttaaaagatatttgtttttaaagtttgttaTAAGAAGACTTCATGTAAAGTTCATATAGTATGTAACTGATCTTGACTTCAGTaagtactttataaatttctacatgtagaaatttttattcaattcagATACAATATTCCCTAACTACCAGCTTACCACAAAGAGGTTTTTAATTTACCTTAGAAGCCAAATGCTTGAGAGCTTCTGACTTAATACTTCTCTTTAGAACTGGGTTCAAAAGAAATTCCTTAAGTTTCGCATCCGACTTTATCGATTTCTGGAAATGTACTAGTTCTTTTTCGACGGTGTCCAAAGATTTGCTTTTGGAAGCGGCAGAATATAATGCTGTGGCGTATCGGCCATCAATGCCGAATACTTGTACTGGGGCCTTCACGAGCTGAGCTGCGGCCGACGATGTGCTCAGCGAGCGCACCTGATAAGATTacgtaatgtatttttttaagattacgtgaaaattaaataataaagggTGAAATTATTTACCAGCATATTGGTCTTCATAAGAGACATGATATCTCTTTTCTTTTTGTGtgttgaaatttattaaaatataattcaaaaccCAATCACACTACCACAGCCAAtgacactaaaaataaattacacatcGACAATTGACGTTTTGCGACTAAGTCGGTTAGACGACGTTAAGGTTAATTATTTGACAATGATGTTGAAGTTTCCATAGTCTATACCCGCCGGCGCCACAAAATTTTGTGACATTAAAGCCtccgtttccaataaaaaaatatatctgacAACGAAATAGGGCCACGCTATATATTTTACCAGGTTatggttaaaaatttaaaataacttataggattcttgtgtatttttatacacTTCTAACTAGCAATTTCACcttttaataagtaaaaccAAAACCAAAATGGCTTCAAACGAAGGCCGTGTTCAATCTAACTTGCATCAGCAGGATCTATCTAAATTGGTATGTTGagtgtaataatataattaaggcTGAAATTCGTATACAGTacattatatgttatatttttactataaacaATAACATTCACTTAAAccgtatttatattattgcatCATGTTTTGGAATTGTAACGATATCAGTCATTGTAAgtgatgttttttttctcATTCTTCCCTCAAATTTCAGGATGTCACAAAATTGTCGGCATTGTCTCCTGAAGTTATATCAAGACAGGCTACCATCAACATTGGAACAATTGGGCATGTAGCTCATGGGAAGTCAACTGTTGTGAAAGCTATATCAGGAGTACAAACCGTCAGATTTAAGAATGAGCTTGAAAGAAACATTACTATTAAATTGGGTAAGTTTGTCAATCTTAGAAATCCGtcttttattgtaaattgcaATATTAATACTGATAAGCTTAGTTTGAAATACacaaatttcatttatatacttttagtagtctttttaagaaaattctaGTAAATACACTTATTTATCTTTCAATTTTAAGAGTAGCTTGTTTTGCAAAATACCATGTGAATTGCTTAATTTGGAATTGAATtctctaaatttaaatttattattgtacctTCTAAAATCTCATTAACCGATACACATGGTATGTTGCAGAGCGTGTATCTGACTCACTCATAAGAATGTTTTGTGAAAGAAGTGAAGAAATAGCTGAAGATATATTTCAAggaaaaataactaaaagaaAACAGAATCAGCCTACACTGCCTGAGCCCGAAGAACCCCCTgcaaagaaaagaaaaaagaaaactcaAGAGTTAGAAGAGTTTAACATTGAAAATATACTTGATTTTAAGTTTGAAAATGGTGTAGAATACTTCTTTATAAAATGGAGAGGCTGGCCAGATAGCGATAATACTTGGGAACCAATTGAGAACTTAGATAAATGTCATGATATTCTAcggtcatttttatttcatcaagAAGAAAAACATTGTAAGTCATTTGAAAAACTTAAAGGTGAATTGTCATTTGACAACTTACTCAGTGAAGAGAATCTTGTTAAAAGATTAGTTGATTTTGAAGAATTTCCCTTGTTAACTTTAAAagataaacttttattaaaactattaagcCTGACAACCCTCACTCTAAAAGAAGAATGCCATGTAGCTAACTTAGTGCAAGAAACACGAGATATCTTACAAATGTATGTTTCTGCTAGAAAAAGATGTAGACAACTTATGGGTTTAAAGCAATGGGAGGAGTTTTTGAATCAAGTGGATAAATGTAAGAGGTTAGTTgttgaaaatgaatttgatttgTGTGGCCCTCCAGAGAATTTTACATACATCAATGAATGTATTCCAGGGGTGGGAGTCGTTATACCAACAGAACCACCCATCGGTTGTGATTGTACTGCATGCAATTGTCGATCAAAAGCCTGCTGTGGAATGCAAGCTGGTCTATTTGCATATACAATCAAGAAGAGGCTAAGAGTGGCATCTGGCACGCCAATCTTTGAGTGTAACAAAGCATGTAAATGTTCAGATAATTGTAACAATCGTGTAGTTCAGAAAGGTAGAAACATAAAGCTCACAATATTCAGGACAAATAATGGCTGTGGGTGGGGAGTTAAAACTtgtcaaaaaatttatcaagGTCAGTTTATCTGTCAATATGTCGGTGAAGTCATTACTTTTGAAGAAGCAGAAAAGCGTGGAAGGGAGTATGACGCCAATGGCCTTACCTATCTGTTTGATTTGGACTTTAACTCTGCTGAGAATCCGTATACCATTGATGCATGCAATCTCGGTAATGTATCACATTTTATAAATCACTCTTGTGAGCCAAATCTTGGAGTGTGGGCAGTGTGGGCAGATTGTCTCGATCCAAATTTACCCATGTTAGCATTATTTGCAACAAGAAACATTGAAGCTGGGGAAGAAATTTGCTTTGACTATCTGCATAGGACTAATGAAGAAGAACCGGCATCACCACATAAAGTACCACAAGAAGTAAGCGATCCAGACACAAATCTGCCGTCTCCTTCAGAAGGCAACACGGCCAGTTCTCCAGTATCGCCGGTAAAATTGAGATATGAAGCACATCAAGAAAATAAGAGTTTGAGAAAACAAACAGAGTGTAAATGTGGAGCTGTTAAGTGtagaaagtatatattttaagagaaGACCACAAAAATCATGACTCAAAGTGAATACTGTCTAACCTAAGTTTTAATATTGGTTATgaatagtattataaaaagtattttttattaacgattttgtttttaaacataagtttatctaaaattatatttgtatttagttGCATGAACAAATGCTTATTgggttaaaaatttatttatcttaaattgATAGTGATGTCATAAGTTTTGGTCTTCTAGTTTGACAAAGTTTAGAAAgcgaatattatattaacttataattaaggAACTTATTATGTTTATGCTATATCACATAAGATTGTTCTCCACTCGAAATAAGCCTAAAATATTGTAAGTTAGTTTGTAAGATTTTATctggttatatgtatttttgttacatttacaTTGTTTTTACACTTACAAATATGAATTAGTATGACTATACCATAGTTCTGTAAATTTGGGCATATGTAATGAACATATCGGCTGCGCACTATTGGAGTTCAGCGATAGACTCGATTCAGAATGTGTTTCTCATTGTAATACAATTCCGTACAAGTGcctttttatgtaatgtataatGCGAACTATAGCagtatagttttatatattttttaataaatttagatttattttacttgcTTTTGcgattttatttcatgttttactaataattcagtttttttatattcctaaTAATCGTTTCCATTCGGCTAAAGAAGTTGGGTTcgaatattatagataattaatgATACGATGTCATTCCATAAATAGTCAAATTGGTAAAGACTAATGTTCTATATTTTCCCCAAACACAGATTACAAACTAAGCCTTTGCTGAAATTGACCCAGAGATTATATTATAGGTTACGCGAACGCGAAAATCTACAAATGTGACAACGCAAAATGTCCTCGGCCCACAAGTTTTATATCGGGCGGATCCTCTAAGGACGATAGCTTTCCCTGTTTGAGGCCATCATGTTCGGGCCGTTTCCAACTCATAAGGCACGTCAGTTTCGTGGACTGCCCCGGGCACGACATTCTCATGGCCACTATGCTTAACGGAGCCGCCGTTATGGACGCTGCCTTACTTTTAATCGCTGGTAAGTTGCAGGCTGATATTATATTCCTGTTCAACGTTAGTATAAGCTCTCGTGGACGGGGAAACTAAGCGAGTAATAAGTAAAAACTACTTCTGCttaacgtatatatatatttgaagtaCCATAGACAGGCCTGCAAATATCACCATTTAAAGcgacttaaaatttatttaatttttatactaaacACCACCTTTTGTTATTTTCGTTGTCTTATATGTACGTATAGATAGTGCAATCCACGAAGACGCGCCCCACTATTCCTACTAACCGTTTATAGTATATGTGTGCAAGCTTCCGTCGATGTACACACGCACACTACAGTGAACCGCTGACGGTTCGCAACTGACACTCCCCGCACTCCGCGATCCCCTCAACCAAGAATTGGTGGGGCGCGTCTTCGTGAATTGCACTCTATaaagtagaaatatatttttaggtaaCGAATCCTGCCCTCAACCACAAACAAGTGAGCACTTAGCTGCCATTGAAATCATGAAGCTGAAACATATTCTCATCCtccaaaataaaatagatctGGTCAAAGAAGGCCAGGCCAAGGAACAACATGAGCAAATCGTCAAGTTCGTTCAAGGCACAGTGGCCGATGGTGCTCCCATTATACCCATATCTGCtcaacttaaatataatattgaggTATGAACTTATTGAATTAGGCCCGTATTCTAGTTTTATAGTCCCCACCAACACGGcaagtttaatattaattatccaGATCCAGAACTTAAGATATGTTTAGTAATATGGGGCTTAATTTGGCAAAGAAAAAGTCAACAGTTCctcaaaatagaaaataaaaacatttatatcttTCTGCTGTaatcctaaatattttatatatttcaggtgCTATGcgaatatataacaaaaaaaatcccaGTGCCGATGCGTGATTTTACCTCTCCGCCGCGTATGATTGTGATTCGGTCCTTCGATGTCAACAAGCCGGGTTGTGAGGTCGATGACCTCAGGGGCGGAGTCGCCGGTGGCTCTATTCTTCAGGGAGTTTTGACTGTTGGTATGGAGATAGAGGtgaggttttttatttattttaattttttccaagaaaaacatattttataaattaattttacaaaatggttCTTCTGTTGtcaatatttttgattttaggtttatttatttaaagaattataggttaaatatatttttccagGTCCGTCCGGGTCTCGTAAGCAAAGACGCGGAAGGCAAGTTGACATGTCGTCCGATATTTTCTCGAATCGTCTCCTTGTTCGCGGAACAAAACGAACTTCAGTTCGCGGCGCCCGGAGGACTCATTGGGGTTGGAACTAAGATTGAACCCACGCTTTGTAGAGCTGATCGGCTGGTTGGGCAGGTAAATATAAAGGatctatattatctatataaagaGGGATTTGACTTTTTTAAAGCACCCGAAATATGTCGCCCTAATAATTCTAAGTAAATGGATAAAATTCCTAATTATGACTCGTATTcgatgattattttttaaactgaaaaataaaactttaaattagtaaattttgGGAAGGGGGTCTAGTTAGTTAATTCCTTTTACACATACCAAAAACTTTTATACAAAAGACagaagtataaattaaaaaattactttgtcaaaaaaataaagttgaaaatatcttatacattacatgttttatttgttgtacAATCAAGACCATGATTAAATATTCACTTGCTTTACTATTCCTACTTTTCCCATCCTCTGTACGTATTTCTACTTCTTGCTTCCCCCCTCTTTGACAATCGGCTGAGCCCTTCGATGACTTCATTGTTGTATGGATttgaaaatacataatatgtgaATTAATCgcaaaaattttatcaaaaatgttTGATTTAAAACTAGCTTATGCTGCGGTTTCACATTTATTCGGTTGTATGATGTTAAAAGGTGTCAAAGGGAAATAATGCAATCAAAATTGATTTCCAGGTATTAGGTGCGGTGGGAGCTCTGCCCGGTATCTTCGTGAAGCTGGAAGTCTCCTACTACCTTCTCAAGCGACTCCTCGGAGTACGGACCGAGGGAGACAAGAAAGCTGCCAAGGTTCAGAAGTTGACGAAGAACGAGGTAAATATTctctacattttttttgtgttttattctatttgacaagattttaaattcaattcagATATTTAGGGAGCAAGTAAagcgttacgatgcggggacTGAataacgcgttattgttaatatttttttcgactttccagaaCTTTCATCGCTATTCTGTTATATATACAACtttgttagttttatataatatagaccAGATTTTTaggataattaatttacttgtTCCGAAATGGTAAAATACGAAATGAAGCAAAAAAACTAGCCGTACAAAAGAAAAGCAAGCTAGGATGGGAACCTTCCCTCTTTagtggaattttaatttggtCACATGTTTCTAGCAtggattttcattttaaatatactaataataacataatgaCAAGAATCagtatcaaataaaacgaGTGAATGCTATCCTAAATAAACACTACCAAGAAACTGTCTGAAATCAGTTCAAATAATGCaccactagatggcgctgacGGACTTATAAAACGCGCTGtcgttatttataaatagcaGAAACTACAAAGACTACAAGCAAAAAGTGTAAGCGTTACTTGAAAAAAAACCGAGTTACTCCCTAGTCGtgcttaaagaagttttacttcaaaaacttttaagttttaacataattattgtaaatcttCAGAAATAATTGagcttattaattaaaatttttcatatatttagttatatttttatttgtgtgaTTCAATTAAACTATCATTCTTTCTTGTCTTTGCCAAAAAATACTCCTATGGAGgccatatataaaaaaaaaaattcgagCATTGAAACACTCATACTTGTAAAAAGGTCATaagttcaatccccggctgtgcaccaatatttttttaattaatttaacattattaatatttcaggcACTACTAGTTAACATCGGATCTCTAAGTACGGGTGGCCGTGTGATCGCAACTAAAGCTGATTTGGCCAAAATAGCCCTTACCAGCCCTGTTTGTACCGAGGTCGGGGAAAAGGTGGCTCTCAGTCGTAGAGTGGAAAACCATTGGAGGtaacatttcattaattataacaatactcTATATAGGTACTACTTATGAcaacattaacataattattttactaaaataccATAAcctattttattctaatattaGAAAAGTATTTAGTCGAGGTAAAGACAATTCATTATTATAGATAAGTCGGAACATCCatgaaaaaatgtaattggaaatatgtttaaataatattacgaatAATTTCAAATGACTGCAGCACCATCTAGTAGGAGACTTAAGAGgctaattatatttcttttccaGATTGATTGGTTGGGGACAAATTCAAGGTGGTGAGACAATTGAGCCTCTAAAGAATTAAATCCAAGTCGccacttttatatttaataaaatatattatatagtacaaACATGTCTCATTTTCATACCTCAAgtgtaagaaaataataaattatttgattttaaaataatatttgctaTATAAAACATAAGGAGAGAAAATTTTTGTGTgtaccaataaaaataaaaaaaatggtgtgTACTATTACGAAAAAGCTATGTACATTTTTGTTGAACCATAAAGATATACTTTCccaattttcttaaattttcagtACAAATTACAGAAGAAAATCGTGACACTAAAATGTAAGTGTTTTAAGAGAAGGAAATAAATGAACACATCCAATTCTTGAGAACCTTACTTAACTTAGAACCTCCAGGTTAAATACAGtgaaaaaaatcatagaacagattaataatttattccacTTTATTACACAAGGTCTAGgccatatatataaatgtgttgatATCATCATCATCCCGACGCATGTATTTATGCTCAATCAACCATTCCAGCTGTTCTTTAATCATTTTCTTTGAAGGTAAGAACATATTCTTTAGAATTTCCACTAATTCACtctgaaaaaaaatagaagatgttaaagcaattattgttaattaaattctaaagcGAAATAGGATTTATAAGCTTATTTAAGAATTATTCACCGCGCGTTTTTCGATAGTCGAATCACTTATATGTTAAGAGAAAGCAAATATTgtgttaagaaaaatatttctaccTGCAAAGCTGTATTTGTAATGCGCTTTcgcatttttaatatttttattatagcttCTTGAGTTCTTAATATCCTGAGCTGAACAATGGAGTGGTTATCTTCGATTTGAGACCTTTCTGTGCTCAACTGAAGTCGTCCAATAAGATTAATTTTGCCTCTTCTTTGAGGCTTGCCATTTTTAACCAGAGCAAATTCTTGGTTGATCCAGAACACTGTGTTCTCTTTAAAATCTTTAGGATTCTGCACAGAAGGATCGTAGGataataattgtctttttAACTTGGGAAATGCAGCCAAAGACCAAAGTGTTCTTCGTAATTCGGGATCAGGTAATTCAGTAGCTAGTCTTAAGTTTTCATAAGTTACTTTGTCTGTTGGCCTTTGATTCCATGCAAACAGCACTGCCATTTGGAATGTTGTTACATCCAGATCAAATCTTCCCACAGAATTTGCAAATGTTATTGTTCCATTACTCATATGATGGTACCATTGCAATTTCCTTCCAGAATGcttctttttgtaaaactcTTCAACCTCAGGAATATAGTCCTCTAACTCGAGAGGGAGACTCACTGTTACTCTCTCGGAGCCTCTGGCCCAAGCTCCAGCATTAAGTATTTTGATATTGATTGCATCATGACGAGTTGTTTCGCCACGGAACTGAGTATTGAGATCTTCACTCACTTTAATATCTTGGAACATTCGAGCTAGCTTATTGACATAATCAGCAGGCATACCCACCTCACGCAGCCACTCAACCATATCTTCTTCTTTCTCAGAATCTGCACTAGAGTCTAATATCAACCTTCGAGTCAAATGAGCCTTATGATACCTCATAAAAACATCTTTATTCTCAATGTACTTCAAGACTAAGAGAACGTCTTTCAGTCTTGACTCAATTTGTTCACTAGTTAAGCGTTTACTTAGAGGagtttttcttaataacatATCACAGTAATTTGCAAGCAATTCAGGGCATTTACTTTCTGGAGCTGTGCCTTTAGTTCCACGTAAAAGAGCAGATGCCGGTAATTCTAATTTAAAGACTGTAGTATCATTAACAACACATTTGTATGACTTGTCTCTAGCTGTCAAAAATCTGGGATCATCAAGAAATGCATCTCTGACTAATGAACTAAACCGCTTAAAGAGATCCAGCAACCTTTCAACATACTTTTCAGAATCAGTTGTAATAATATCTGCAGATGCAACCATATCTGCTAAGCCAGCAGATACAATGTGAGCTTCCAAATCTCTTAAAATAGGAGTGACACCTTCAGGTATCCTGTCTAGGAGTCGGAACATTAATTGCAGTTTTTCAGTTTCTCCCGCTTTAATTAGTGGAGCACTTTCTGCAAGTAGCGTGGGCATATGTTCACCTATAAGAACTCTTTCACAACACTGCGTTAATGCAGCAACACTCCCACTTCCTGGTTCTAAATATCTATGGGCTCTGGCTTCTTCTTCTTTGAGCCGCAAATCTGCATACTTCATATAAGCTTGAACACCATTTGTTAGGAGATATTCATTAGCCTTTAGCTTATAAAACTCTTCTGTTGCCTGCATATATGCAGCTTCAAAGTTTTCTCTATATATTTGAAGCTTATCAGTTGAATTTGAACATAGGTtcactaaaaaaattatgcttttgtaataaaaatgacagtaaaaaataatatactatactTTAATGAGGATAAAATTTCTTACCGTATGATTCTCGAACTCCAATAACAAGTTGAGAATCAAATGATTCACCATTTCGTTCTGCCTGGACTAGTTTCATCGCCGAGTCTTGTAGTCTTTGCTTGATATCCATAAATATGCTTTGATTCCAAGAATCAAGCATCAGTTTTCTAACCAAACTATCCTCcacattattgttattattcttcttttgagaattagaagcatttgagCTGGTTACCTTACTGCTCACATTAGTTATGGCATTCTCTAATTGACGAAATGGTGTTGGTAAATAATTACACTGGGTGAAAAATTTGCCCCATTCAGCTATATATGCCTTAAGAAGTGCCTGATCTTCGCGTTGGGCAAGAACACGAGCTTGGGCTTGCTTAATATACATCATAATGTCTTGCTGCAGCGCGTCtcttaatttatatgaacCTCTCTCATCCCAAAGGCACACGGAATGTACTGCCCCAAACAAATCTTGCCATTCTATCTGTGTTACTGCTTCTTGTTTGAGCAGCTTCAGGACGATCGGACGCATAGCGGGCCATTTGTCTTCAAAAGTGACTTGACCCTTATCCTGTAAGACATTGAACCGTATAATGTACACAAatgtaaaatctataaataaattaattcgcGGTAAAACTCACTTTTAACATGATTCAAATTCAGAATTCAATCAATTTATACTTATGGACTATGTGCTTTTATCATAACTTATCTAgaaagtattttgtatttacaattattatcgttatgctttataaaaatataatcaagaTTTAAGAATGTCAATGAAGAGATCGAAACTCGCAAGAAAACTTTGATTGTTCAATGACTTTCAACGATCGTTGACGTCCCAACTCCTAATACTTTCATTTTTCTTAGTGTCAAACGTAATTACAGACATTAGAGTTTCTACAGAGCACTTCACACTACACAGACTAACATGAATGAATCAacagattttaattataatgattacaatttacattttattttacaaacaaaaatcaaaaaatcCAGTCAGAGTGAGACCATCTTAATagttatttcttattattaaatttataatctgAAAACAATTCACCTGCTTTTCAAAGAGGTGTAGtctaaactaaaaacaaacaattgaAATCGTAGGAATTTAAATAAGCAAGTCAATCCAATAGCAACTTTAATATGAGTTTATTTGGAGAAATCGTGGAGCCAGGAACGAGAGTTGCATGGGAAGACTGGGACGACTTGTCTGAAGGAACTGAAAATAGCGGGTAATTATTCTACGTACCTTTTAATCTgtaaacaaaactttaaatattttttaactgaaTATTTCTTGAATCAATTTCAGACTCAAATGGACAAATATATTGGAAGTTCCTGATATAGTTGATCTCTTATTAATACTTGATGGTAAACATATATCAGACAAAGTAAGGCTGCAGGAGCAAGATTctatagtattaataaatactgtaAAGGAAGCTAGCTTAAgtctttacaaaataaaattaagaaatgcGTACATATGCATTTTAAAGGATTACAACTTACTCTTGAGTAGTGAGATAGTGGAGCTACTTCGCGATTTTATAGAAAAGAGCAAAGATATAATAGTATTCTTAAATAAGCCTCTGGTTGAATATCAAACCAGTAACCTAACTTACCAGCCTTATGTTATCAGgtgtttaaaaacaacaaaaagctTAACAAATCTTCATGGGCTTAACTTTCCAAAATTAGAACAACCCAATATAATTTCTGGTGTTGCAGCAGGAGGTAtgaatcaattattttattttttattaatataatatcacacatttaaatttacactGCTAAATTAGGATGTGAGTAttagttattaatactttacaTAAGTGACAATCCACATTTTTTTGgatgaatatttatattattttggtttttactTAAAGTAACTACTCATGCACAATGAATTTtcgaaataaattcaatatttatttaccagCTTAAAGATGAAGTagctttttaacttttaataacttttgtgtttttatatttgtttcagT is a genomic window of Pieris napi chromosome 2, ilPieNapi1.2, whole genome shotgun sequence containing:
- the LOC125056346 gene encoding ATP synthase subunit O, mitochondrial produces the protein MSLMKTNMLVRSLSTSSAAAQLVKAPVQVFGIDGRYATALYSAASKSKSLDTVEKELVHFQKSIKSDAKLKEFLLNPVLKRSIKSEALKHLASKTSMSPNTGNLLSLLAENGRLGKLDTIINAFKIIMAAHRGEVTCEVITAKPLDAGQKQNLEAALKKFLKGNESLQLTASVDPSLIGGMVVSIGDRYVDMSVASKVKKYSELISTAA
- the LOC125056294 gene encoding histone-lysine N-methyltransferase SUV39H2-like isoform X1 produces the protein MASNEGRVQSNLHQQDLSKLDVTKLSALSPEVISRQATINIGTIGHVAHGKSTVVKAISGVQTVRFKNELERNITIKLERVSDSLIRMFCERSEEIAEDIFQGKITKRKQNQPTLPEPEEPPAKKRKKKTQELEEFNIENILDFKFENGVEYFFIKWRGWPDSDNTWEPIENLDKCHDILRSFLFHQEEKHCKSFEKLKGELSFDNLLSEENLVKRLVDFEEFPLLTLKDKLLLKLLSLTTLTLKEECHVANLVQETRDILQMYVSARKRCRQLMGLKQWEEFLNQVDKCKRLVVENEFDLCGPPENFTYINECIPGVGVVIPTEPPIGCDCTACNCRSKACCGMQAGLFAYTIKKRLRVASGTPIFECNKACKCSDNCNNRVVQKGRNIKLTIFRTNNGCGWGVKTCQKIYQGQFICQYVGEVITFEEAEKRGREYDANGLTYLFDLDFNSAENPYTIDACNLGNVSHFINHSCEPNLGVWAVWADCLDPNLPMLALFATRNIEAGEEICFDYLHRTNEEEPASPHKVPQEVSDPDTNLPSPSEGNTASSPVSPVKLRYEAHQENKSLRKQTECKCGAVKCRKYIF
- the LOC125056294 gene encoding eukaryotic translation initiation factor 2 subunit 3-like isoform X2, which translates into the protein MASNEGRVQSNLHQQDLSKLDVTKLSALSPEVISRQATINIGTIGHVAHGKSTVVKAISGVQTVRFKNELERNITIKLGYANAKIYKCDNAKCPRPTSFISGGSSKDDSFPCLRPSCSGRFQLIRHVSFVDCPGHDILMATMLNGAAVMDAALLLIAGNESCPQPQTSEHLAAIEIMKLKHILILQNKIDLVKEGQAKEQHEQIVKFVQGTVADGAPIIPISAQLKYNIEVLCEYITKKIPVPMRDFTSPPRMIVIRSFDVNKPGCEVDDLRGGVAGGSILQGVLTVGMEIEVRPGLVSKDAEGKLTCRPIFSRIVSLFAEQNELQFAAPGGLIGVGTKIEPTLCRADRLVGQVLGAVGALPGIFVKLEVSYYLLKRLLGVRTEGDKKAAKVQKLTKNEALLVNIGSLSTGGRVIATKADLAKIALTSPVCTEVGEKVALSRRVENHWRLIGWGQIQGGETIEPLKN
- the LOC125056275 gene encoding cullin-5, encoding MLKDKGQVTFEDKWPAMRPIVLKLLKQEAVTQIEWQDLFGAVHSVCLWDERGSYKLRDALQQDIMMYIKQAQARVLAQREDQALLKAYIAEWGKFFTQCNYLPTPFRQLENAITNVSSKVTSSNASNSQKKNNNNNVEDSLVRKLMLDSWNQSIFMDIKQRLQDSAMKLVQAERNGESFDSQLVIGVRESYVNLCSNSTDKLQIYRENFEAAYMQATEEFYKLKANEYLLTNGVQAYMKYADLRLKEEEARAHRYLEPGSGSVAALTQCCERVLIGEHMPTLLAESAPLIKAGETEKLQLMFRLLDRIPEGVTPILRDLEAHIVSAGLADMVASADIITTDSEKYVERLLDLFKRFSSLVRDAFLDDPRFLTARDKSYKCVVNDTTVFKLELPASALLRGTKGTAPESKCPELLANYCDMLLRKTPLSKRLTSEQIESRLKDVLLVLKYIENKDVFMRYHKAHLTRRLILDSSADSEKEEDMVEWLREVGMPADYVNKLARMFQDIKVSEDLNTQFRGETTRHDAINIKILNAGAWARGSERVTVSLPLELEDYIPEVEEFYKKKHSGRKLQWYHHMSNGTITFANSVGRFDLDVTTFQMAVLFAWNQRPTDKVTYENLRLATELPDPELRRTLWSLAAFPKLKRQLLSYDPSVQNPKDFKENTVFWINQEFALVKNGKPQRRGKINLIGRLQLSTERSQIEDNHSIVQLRILRTQEAIIKILKMRKRITNTALQSELVEILKNMFLPSKKMIKEQLEWLIEHKYMRRDDDDINTFIYMA